The following coding sequences are from one Apteryx mantelli isolate bAptMan1 chromosome 36, bAptMan1.hap1, whole genome shotgun sequence window:
- the SLC44A2 gene encoding choline transporter-like protein 2 isoform X2 → MARDAEGGSGTRGTPQKYDPTFKGPIYDRGCTDVVCCVLLVLAIVGYVIVGVVAWTHGDPRKVIYPTDSRGQFCGQQGTPNENKPFLFYFDIVKCASPLVLLEFQCPTTQICVSRCPDRYLTYLGAYSAGSPGDLEYYRQFCVPGFRNLRKSPIEVLKDKECPAMLIPSTPLARRCFPAVHAKKGVIMVGNETTYDDGHGRRRNVTELLEGAKKANVVLEARQLAMKIFEDYTVSWYWIIIGLVIAMVVSFIFIVLLRYLAGIMVWVMIVMVILVLGYGIFHCYMEYAKLKGEAGSDISLKDLGFQTDLRVYLHLRQTWLAFMIILCIVEVVIVLLLIFLRKRILIAIALIKEASRAVGHIMMSLLFPLCTFFLLCLCIAYWASTAVFLSTSNEAIYKVFNETACQFSGRTCEPETFNTSNVTKACPDAQCLFAFYGGETAYHKYLIVFQFYNVFMFFWLANFVIALGQVTLAGAFASYYWAFKKPDDMPAFPLFSSFGRALRYHTGSLAFGSLLLAIVQVIRVTLEYLDHRLKAADNKFAKFLLGCLKCCFWCLEKFIKFLNRNAYIMIAVYGTNFCTSARNAFFLLMRNIIRVAVLDKVTDFLFFLGKLLIVGSVGILAFFFFTHRIKLVQDTAPPLNYYWVPILTVIVGSYLIAHGFFSVYGMCVDTLFLCFCEDLERNDGSPERPYYMSPELSEILLKGSLEPSKSADSQG, encoded by the exons ATGGCGAGGGACGCGGAGGGCGGCTCCGGCACGCGCG GGACGCCGCAGAAATATGACCCGACATTCAAAGGTCCCATTTACGACCG gggctgcaCCGACGTCGTGTGCTGCGTCCTGCTGGTCCTCGCCATCGTGGGCTACGTCATCGTGGGCGTCGTGG CCTGGACGCACGGAGACCCCCGGAAGGTGATTTACCCCACGGACAGCCGCGGGCAGTTCTGCGGCCAGCAGGGAACCCCCAACGA GAACAAGCCTTTCCTCTTCTACTTCGACATCGTGAAGTGCGCCAGCCCGCTGGTGCTGCTGGAGTTTCAGTGCCCGACCACGCAG ATCTGCGTGAGCCGCTGTCCGGATCGGTACCTCACCTACCTGGGAGCCTACAGCGCCGGCTCTCCCGGAGACCTGGAGTACTACCGGCAGTTCTGCGTCCCCGGCTTCAGGAACCTGCGGAAG TCTCCCATCGAGGTGCTGAAGGATAAGGAGTGTCCGGCCATGCTTATTCCCAGCACGCCAC TGGCTCGCCGCTGCTTCCCCGCCGTGCACGCCAAGAAAGGCGTCATCATGGTCGGCAACGAGACGACCTACGACGATGGCCACGGGCGCCGCAGGAACGTGACGGAGCTGCTGGAAGGGGCCAA AAAAGCAAATGTGGTTCTGGAAGCAAGACAGCTGGCCATGAAGATCTTTGAAGATTACACGGTTTCCTGGTACTGGATAATAAT AGGCCTGGTGATCGCGATGGTGGTCAGCTTCATCTTCATCGTGCTGCTGCGGTACCTCGCCGGGATCATGGTGTGGGTGATGATCGTGATGGTGATCCTGGTGCTGGGTTACG GAATCTTCCACTGTTACATGGAATACGCTAAGCTGAAAGGGGAAGCCGGCTCCGACATCTCCCTGAAGGACCTGGGCTTCCAGACGGACCTCCGCGTCTACCTTCACCTGAGGCAGACCTGGCTGGCCTTCA TGATCATCCTGTGCATCGTGGAGGTGGTGATCGTGCTGCTGCTCATCTTCCTCCGCAAGAGGATCCTCATCGCCATCGCGCTCATCAAGGAGGCCAGCag GGCTGTTGGCCACATCATGATGTCGCTGCTGTTTCCTCTGTGCACCTTCTTCCTGCTGTGCCTCTGCATCGCCTACTGGGCCAGCACCGCCGT TTTCCTGTCGACCTCCAATGAGGCTATCTATAAGGTGTTTAACGAGACCGCGTGCCAGTTTTCTGGGCGGACCTGCGAACCAGAG ACGTTCAACACGAGCAACGTCACCAAGGCGTGCCCGGACGCCCAGTGCCTCTTCGCGTTCTACGGGGGCGAGACGGCCTACCACAAGTACCTCATCGTCTTCCAGTTCTACAACGTCTTCATGTTCTTCTGGCTGGCCAACTTCGTGATCGCGCTGGGCCAGGTCACGCTGGCGGGGGCCTTCGCGTCGTACTACTGGGCCTTCAAGAAGCCCGACGACATGCCCGCCTTCCCCCTCTTCTCGTCCTTCGGCCGCGCGCTCAG GTACCACACCGGCTCGCTCGCCTTCGGGTCCCTGCTCCTCGCCATCGTCCAAGTCATCCGGGTCACTCTGGAATACCTGGACCACAGGCTGAAAG ctgcgGATAATAAGTTTGCCAAGTTCCTCCTGGGCTGTCTGAAGTGCTGCTTCTGGTGCCTGGAAAAATTCATCAAGTTCCTGAACAGAAACGCGTATATCATG ATTGCCGTCTACGGCACCAACTTCTGCACTTCTGCCAGGAACGCCTTCTTCCTGCTGATGAGGAACATCATTAG GGTGGCCGTTTTAGATAAAGTCACGGATTTCCTGTTCTTCCTCGGGAAGCTCCTCATCGTGGGCAGCGTCG gaaTCCTCGCCTTCTTTTTTTTCACCCACCGGATAAAACTGGTTCAAGACACGGCGCCACCCCTGAATTACTACTGGGTCCCTATTCTG ACGGTGATCGTGGGCTCCTATCTCATCGCGCACGGGTTCTTCAGCGTGTACGGCATGTGCGTGGACACGCTCTTCCTCTGCTTCT GCGAAGATCTGGAGAGGAACGATGGATCTCCCGAGAGGCCTTACTACATGTCCCCCGAGCTGAGTGAGATCCTGCTGAAGGGGAGCCTAGAGCCCTCCAAAAGCGCCGACAGCCAAGGCtag
- the SLC44A2 gene encoding choline transporter-like protein 2 isoform X1, translating to MDEEAPGRKDPGGAYGTPQKYDPTFKGPIYDRGCTDVVCCVLLVLAIVGYVIVGVVAWTHGDPRKVIYPTDSRGQFCGQQGTPNENKPFLFYFDIVKCASPLVLLEFQCPTTQICVSRCPDRYLTYLGAYSAGSPGDLEYYRQFCVPGFRNLRKSPIEVLKDKECPAMLIPSTPLARRCFPAVHAKKGVIMVGNETTYDDGHGRRRNVTELLEGAKKANVVLEARQLAMKIFEDYTVSWYWIIIGLVIAMVVSFIFIVLLRYLAGIMVWVMIVMVILVLGYGIFHCYMEYAKLKGEAGSDISLKDLGFQTDLRVYLHLRQTWLAFMIILCIVEVVIVLLLIFLRKRILIAIALIKEASRAVGHIMMSLLFPLCTFFLLCLCIAYWASTAVFLSTSNEAIYKVFNETACQFSGRTCEPETFNTSNVTKACPDAQCLFAFYGGETAYHKYLIVFQFYNVFMFFWLANFVIALGQVTLAGAFASYYWAFKKPDDMPAFPLFSSFGRALRYHTGSLAFGSLLLAIVQVIRVTLEYLDHRLKAADNKFAKFLLGCLKCCFWCLEKFIKFLNRNAYIMIAVYGTNFCTSARNAFFLLMRNIIRVAVLDKVTDFLFFLGKLLIVGSVGILAFFFFTHRIKLVQDTAPPLNYYWVPILTVIVGSYLIAHGFFSVYGMCVDTLFLCFCEDLERNDGSPERPYYMSPELSEILLKGSLEPSKSADSQG from the exons GGACGCCGCAGAAATATGACCCGACATTCAAAGGTCCCATTTACGACCG gggctgcaCCGACGTCGTGTGCTGCGTCCTGCTGGTCCTCGCCATCGTGGGCTACGTCATCGTGGGCGTCGTGG CCTGGACGCACGGAGACCCCCGGAAGGTGATTTACCCCACGGACAGCCGCGGGCAGTTCTGCGGCCAGCAGGGAACCCCCAACGA GAACAAGCCTTTCCTCTTCTACTTCGACATCGTGAAGTGCGCCAGCCCGCTGGTGCTGCTGGAGTTTCAGTGCCCGACCACGCAG ATCTGCGTGAGCCGCTGTCCGGATCGGTACCTCACCTACCTGGGAGCCTACAGCGCCGGCTCTCCCGGAGACCTGGAGTACTACCGGCAGTTCTGCGTCCCCGGCTTCAGGAACCTGCGGAAG TCTCCCATCGAGGTGCTGAAGGATAAGGAGTGTCCGGCCATGCTTATTCCCAGCACGCCAC TGGCTCGCCGCTGCTTCCCCGCCGTGCACGCCAAGAAAGGCGTCATCATGGTCGGCAACGAGACGACCTACGACGATGGCCACGGGCGCCGCAGGAACGTGACGGAGCTGCTGGAAGGGGCCAA AAAAGCAAATGTGGTTCTGGAAGCAAGACAGCTGGCCATGAAGATCTTTGAAGATTACACGGTTTCCTGGTACTGGATAATAAT AGGCCTGGTGATCGCGATGGTGGTCAGCTTCATCTTCATCGTGCTGCTGCGGTACCTCGCCGGGATCATGGTGTGGGTGATGATCGTGATGGTGATCCTGGTGCTGGGTTACG GAATCTTCCACTGTTACATGGAATACGCTAAGCTGAAAGGGGAAGCCGGCTCCGACATCTCCCTGAAGGACCTGGGCTTCCAGACGGACCTCCGCGTCTACCTTCACCTGAGGCAGACCTGGCTGGCCTTCA TGATCATCCTGTGCATCGTGGAGGTGGTGATCGTGCTGCTGCTCATCTTCCTCCGCAAGAGGATCCTCATCGCCATCGCGCTCATCAAGGAGGCCAGCag GGCTGTTGGCCACATCATGATGTCGCTGCTGTTTCCTCTGTGCACCTTCTTCCTGCTGTGCCTCTGCATCGCCTACTGGGCCAGCACCGCCGT TTTCCTGTCGACCTCCAATGAGGCTATCTATAAGGTGTTTAACGAGACCGCGTGCCAGTTTTCTGGGCGGACCTGCGAACCAGAG ACGTTCAACACGAGCAACGTCACCAAGGCGTGCCCGGACGCCCAGTGCCTCTTCGCGTTCTACGGGGGCGAGACGGCCTACCACAAGTACCTCATCGTCTTCCAGTTCTACAACGTCTTCATGTTCTTCTGGCTGGCCAACTTCGTGATCGCGCTGGGCCAGGTCACGCTGGCGGGGGCCTTCGCGTCGTACTACTGGGCCTTCAAGAAGCCCGACGACATGCCCGCCTTCCCCCTCTTCTCGTCCTTCGGCCGCGCGCTCAG GTACCACACCGGCTCGCTCGCCTTCGGGTCCCTGCTCCTCGCCATCGTCCAAGTCATCCGGGTCACTCTGGAATACCTGGACCACAGGCTGAAAG ctgcgGATAATAAGTTTGCCAAGTTCCTCCTGGGCTGTCTGAAGTGCTGCTTCTGGTGCCTGGAAAAATTCATCAAGTTCCTGAACAGAAACGCGTATATCATG ATTGCCGTCTACGGCACCAACTTCTGCACTTCTGCCAGGAACGCCTTCTTCCTGCTGATGAGGAACATCATTAG GGTGGCCGTTTTAGATAAAGTCACGGATTTCCTGTTCTTCCTCGGGAAGCTCCTCATCGTGGGCAGCGTCG gaaTCCTCGCCTTCTTTTTTTTCACCCACCGGATAAAACTGGTTCAAGACACGGCGCCACCCCTGAATTACTACTGGGTCCCTATTCTG ACGGTGATCGTGGGCTCCTATCTCATCGCGCACGGGTTCTTCAGCGTGTACGGCATGTGCGTGGACACGCTCTTCCTCTGCTTCT GCGAAGATCTGGAGAGGAACGATGGATCTCCCGAGAGGCCTTACTACATGTCCCCCGAGCTGAGTGAGATCCTGCTGAAGGGGAGCCTAGAGCCCTCCAAAAGCGCCGACAGCCAAGGCtag
- the SLC44A2 gene encoding choline transporter-like protein 2 isoform X3 has product MDEEAPGRKDPGGAYGTPQKYDPTFKGPIYDRGCTDVVCCVLLVLAIVGYVIVGVVAWTHGDPRKVIYPTDSRGQFCGQQGTPNENKPFLFYFDIVKCASPLVLLEFQCPTTQICVSRCPDRYLTYLGAYSAGSPGDLEYYRQFCVPGFRNLRKSPIEVLKDKECPAMLIPSTPLARRCFPAVHAKKGVIMVGNETTYDDGHGRRRNVTELLEGAKKANVVLEARQLAMKIFEDYTVSWYWIIIGLVIAMVVSFIFIVLLRYLAGIMVWVMIVMVILVLGYGIFHCYMEYAKLKGEAGSDISLKDLGFQTDLRVYLHLRQTWLAFMIILCIVEVVIVLLLIFLRKRILIAIALIKEASRAVGHIMMSLLFPLCTFFLLCLCIAYWASTAVFLSTSNEAIYKVFNETACQFSGRTCEPETFNTSNVTKACPDAQCLFAFYGGETAYHKYLIVFQFYNVFMFFWLANFVIALGQVTLAGAFASYYWAFKKPDDMPAFPLFSSFGRALRYHTGSLAFGSLLLAIVQVIRVTLEYLDHRLKAADNKFAKFLLGCLKCCFWCLEKFIKFLNRNAYIMIAVYGTNFCTSARNAFFLLMRNIIRVAVLDKVTDFLFFLGKLLIVGSVGILAFFFFTHRIKLVQDTAPPLNYYWVPILTVIVGSYLIAHGFFSVYGMCVDTLFLCFLEDLERNDGSTEKPYFMSPNLKKLLKKTNKGQTDA; this is encoded by the exons GGACGCCGCAGAAATATGACCCGACATTCAAAGGTCCCATTTACGACCG gggctgcaCCGACGTCGTGTGCTGCGTCCTGCTGGTCCTCGCCATCGTGGGCTACGTCATCGTGGGCGTCGTGG CCTGGACGCACGGAGACCCCCGGAAGGTGATTTACCCCACGGACAGCCGCGGGCAGTTCTGCGGCCAGCAGGGAACCCCCAACGA GAACAAGCCTTTCCTCTTCTACTTCGACATCGTGAAGTGCGCCAGCCCGCTGGTGCTGCTGGAGTTTCAGTGCCCGACCACGCAG ATCTGCGTGAGCCGCTGTCCGGATCGGTACCTCACCTACCTGGGAGCCTACAGCGCCGGCTCTCCCGGAGACCTGGAGTACTACCGGCAGTTCTGCGTCCCCGGCTTCAGGAACCTGCGGAAG TCTCCCATCGAGGTGCTGAAGGATAAGGAGTGTCCGGCCATGCTTATTCCCAGCACGCCAC TGGCTCGCCGCTGCTTCCCCGCCGTGCACGCCAAGAAAGGCGTCATCATGGTCGGCAACGAGACGACCTACGACGATGGCCACGGGCGCCGCAGGAACGTGACGGAGCTGCTGGAAGGGGCCAA AAAAGCAAATGTGGTTCTGGAAGCAAGACAGCTGGCCATGAAGATCTTTGAAGATTACACGGTTTCCTGGTACTGGATAATAAT AGGCCTGGTGATCGCGATGGTGGTCAGCTTCATCTTCATCGTGCTGCTGCGGTACCTCGCCGGGATCATGGTGTGGGTGATGATCGTGATGGTGATCCTGGTGCTGGGTTACG GAATCTTCCACTGTTACATGGAATACGCTAAGCTGAAAGGGGAAGCCGGCTCCGACATCTCCCTGAAGGACCTGGGCTTCCAGACGGACCTCCGCGTCTACCTTCACCTGAGGCAGACCTGGCTGGCCTTCA TGATCATCCTGTGCATCGTGGAGGTGGTGATCGTGCTGCTGCTCATCTTCCTCCGCAAGAGGATCCTCATCGCCATCGCGCTCATCAAGGAGGCCAGCag GGCTGTTGGCCACATCATGATGTCGCTGCTGTTTCCTCTGTGCACCTTCTTCCTGCTGTGCCTCTGCATCGCCTACTGGGCCAGCACCGCCGT TTTCCTGTCGACCTCCAATGAGGCTATCTATAAGGTGTTTAACGAGACCGCGTGCCAGTTTTCTGGGCGGACCTGCGAACCAGAG ACGTTCAACACGAGCAACGTCACCAAGGCGTGCCCGGACGCCCAGTGCCTCTTCGCGTTCTACGGGGGCGAGACGGCCTACCACAAGTACCTCATCGTCTTCCAGTTCTACAACGTCTTCATGTTCTTCTGGCTGGCCAACTTCGTGATCGCGCTGGGCCAGGTCACGCTGGCGGGGGCCTTCGCGTCGTACTACTGGGCCTTCAAGAAGCCCGACGACATGCCCGCCTTCCCCCTCTTCTCGTCCTTCGGCCGCGCGCTCAG GTACCACACCGGCTCGCTCGCCTTCGGGTCCCTGCTCCTCGCCATCGTCCAAGTCATCCGGGTCACTCTGGAATACCTGGACCACAGGCTGAAAG ctgcgGATAATAAGTTTGCCAAGTTCCTCCTGGGCTGTCTGAAGTGCTGCTTCTGGTGCCTGGAAAAATTCATCAAGTTCCTGAACAGAAACGCGTATATCATG ATTGCCGTCTACGGCACCAACTTCTGCACTTCTGCCAGGAACGCCTTCTTCCTGCTGATGAGGAACATCATTAG GGTGGCCGTTTTAGATAAAGTCACGGATTTCCTGTTCTTCCTCGGGAAGCTCCTCATCGTGGGCAGCGTCG gaaTCCTCGCCTTCTTTTTTTTCACCCACCGGATAAAACTGGTTCAAGACACGGCGCCACCCCTGAATTACTACTGGGTCCCTATTCTG ACGGTGATCGTGGGCTCCTATCTCATCGCGCACGGGTTCTTCAGCGTGTACGGCATGTGCGTGGACACGCTCTTCCTCTGCTTCT